One stretch of Alcaligenes faecalis DNA includes these proteins:
- a CDS encoding DegQ family serine endoprotease → MEKSSQKMRIPVLSALTAAVMLAAGAPMAHAQAQPVTTTEQVQSTTLGLPDFTGVVAKTEDGVVNIRTTEAVQVRSPAMGPGSDPYDMFRWFFGPDFMPPGMAPQRPRGGGNEGQQPQERTVPRGVGSGFIISADGYILTNNHVVADSNGIFVTLSNGKEYPAKIIGTDERTDVALIKIEAKDLKPMVIGDSKQLKKGQWVLAIGSPFGLESTVTSGIVSAINRETGDYLPFIQTDVAVNPGNSGGPLINLNGEVVGVNSQIISRSGGFMGISLAIPIDEAMNVVEQLKSDGKVTRGRIGVQITPVADDVATALGLKDSKGALVSSVEEGGPAAKAGIQSGDVILKFNGRTIDQMTDLPRIVGSTKPGQSSTLEIWRKGKLQTIKIDVEEMPSSSPNAASKDEKDSPAASTADAFGLKVTAVPAADLKRLGVESAVQVTEATAPASEAGLQPGDLILRVNDKDVGTPDQYAKMVASLDKSKAAALLVLRAGQSQWVLITPSK, encoded by the coding sequence ATGGAAAAATCGAGTCAAAAAATGCGTATTCCTGTTCTCTCGGCTTTGACGGCAGCCGTGATGCTGGCGGCGGGTGCGCCCATGGCCCACGCGCAGGCGCAGCCTGTCACGACGACCGAGCAAGTCCAGAGCACGACGCTGGGGCTGCCTGACTTCACTGGCGTTGTTGCCAAGACCGAGGATGGGGTAGTCAATATCCGTACCACCGAGGCCGTGCAGGTACGTTCTCCCGCCATGGGGCCGGGTTCGGATCCTTACGATATGTTCCGCTGGTTCTTTGGACCAGACTTCATGCCTCCAGGCATGGCTCCTCAGCGCCCTCGTGGCGGTGGCAATGAAGGCCAGCAGCCTCAAGAGCGTACCGTGCCACGTGGCGTGGGCTCGGGTTTCATCATTTCTGCTGATGGCTACATCCTGACCAATAACCATGTGGTGGCAGACTCCAACGGTATTTTCGTCACGCTGAGTAATGGCAAGGAATATCCTGCCAAGATCATCGGTACGGACGAGCGCACCGATGTGGCTCTGATCAAGATCGAAGCCAAGGACCTGAAACCCATGGTGATCGGGGATTCCAAGCAGCTCAAGAAAGGGCAGTGGGTTCTGGCGATTGGTTCGCCGTTCGGTCTGGAGTCCACTGTGACTTCCGGGATTGTCAGTGCCATCAACCGTGAAACCGGCGATTACCTGCCTTTCATTCAGACCGACGTAGCTGTGAACCCCGGTAACTCCGGTGGTCCGCTGATCAACCTGAATGGCGAAGTGGTGGGTGTGAACTCCCAGATCATTTCGCGCAGCGGTGGCTTCATGGGTATTTCCCTGGCCATTCCTATCGACGAAGCCATGAATGTGGTCGAGCAGCTCAAGTCTGACGGCAAGGTAACTCGCGGCCGTATCGGTGTGCAGATCACTCCGGTGGCCGATGACGTGGCTACCGCGCTGGGTCTGAAAGACAGCAAGGGCGCCCTGGTCAGCAGCGTGGAAGAGGGCGGTCCTGCCGCCAAGGCTGGTATCCAGTCCGGTGACGTCATCCTGAAATTCAACGGTCGCACCATTGATCAAATGACAGACCTGCCCCGTATTGTGGGTAGCACCAAGCCCGGTCAAAGCTCCACGCTGGAAATCTGGCGCAAGGGCAAGTTGCAGACCATCAAGATTGATGTCGAAGAAATGCCTTCCAGCAGCCCCAATGCCGCCAGCAAGGACGAGAAAGACAGCCCCGCTGCCAGCACGGCTGATGCCTTCGGCTTGAAAGTGACGGCAGTTCCGGCCGCTGATCTGAAGCGTCTGGGTGTGGAAAGTGCGGTTCAGGTGACAGAGGCCACAGCCCCTGCCAGCGAAGCCGGTCTGCAGCCTGGCGACCTTATTTTGCGTGTCAACGATAAAGACGTAGGGACGCCGGATCAATACGCTAAAATGGTGGCTTCCTTGGATAAATCCAAAGCAGCGGCCTTGCTGGTTTTGCGTGCAGGCCAGTCGCAATGGGTTTTGATTACGCCATCGAAATAA
- a CDS encoding MucB/RseB C-terminal domain-containing protein, with protein MRSVRMPSQVGLARLYKGLFALSLAVLCTPVLAQDASGLEPLDLPWLQKVHKAARDLDYSGVIIYTQDQASQSMKLVHIIDGTGERERLEILDGEPREFLRQNEVTQCLIPEKKMVVIERRENERFPSFLVGDVSQLPNFYDMRRLPSRERVAGRPCDLIELVPKDEQRYGYRVCADTDHHLLLKMQTLDPQQAVVDQIAFASVAFGEQVDLQELRTSWNPSKWEVVEPEVRKIDLNELGWHLAMPAGFTLRSEMLRPMRAGRQVTHLMLSDGLAAISVFLEKVGTPEAEENSLGAFHRGSMNMYRSRINDYVLTSTGAVPVQTLRALLEGTQFTPLSRTH; from the coding sequence ATGAGGTCTGTACGTATGCCGTCGCAGGTGGGCCTGGCGCGTCTCTATAAGGGTTTGTTTGCCCTTTCTCTGGCGGTGCTGTGCACACCTGTACTGGCTCAGGATGCCAGCGGGCTGGAGCCCCTGGATCTGCCCTGGCTGCAGAAAGTTCATAAAGCGGCGCGTGACCTGGATTACTCCGGGGTCATTATTTACACCCAGGATCAGGCCAGCCAGTCCATGAAACTGGTCCACATTATTGACGGCACCGGCGAGCGCGAGCGTCTGGAAATCCTGGACGGCGAACCACGTGAGTTTCTGCGCCAGAACGAAGTAACCCAATGCCTGATTCCCGAAAAGAAAATGGTGGTGATCGAGCGTCGTGAAAACGAGCGCTTTCCCAGTTTTCTGGTCGGTGATGTCAGCCAATTACCCAATTTTTACGATATGCGCCGCTTGCCATCGCGCGAGCGCGTAGCGGGCCGCCCTTGTGATCTGATCGAGCTGGTGCCCAAGGATGAACAGCGTTACGGCTACCGCGTGTGTGCCGATACTGATCATCATTTGCTGTTGAAAATGCAGACTCTGGACCCACAACAAGCGGTAGTGGATCAGATCGCTTTTGCCTCTGTTGCCTTTGGCGAGCAGGTGGATTTGCAGGAACTGCGTACCAGCTGGAACCCCAGCAAGTGGGAAGTGGTCGAACCCGAAGTACGAAAAATAGATTTGAACGAGTTGGGTTGGCATCTGGCCATGCCCGCCGGTTTTACCTTGCGGTCCGAAATGCTTAGACCCATGCGTGCGGGGCGTCAGGTTACTCATTTGATGTTGTCTGACGGTCTGGCTGCCATTTCCGTCTTTCTGGAGAAGGTAGGGACCCCTGAAGCTGAAGAAAACAGCCTAGGTGCCTTTCACCGTGGCTCCATGAATATGTATCGCAGTCGCATTAACGATTATGTTTTGACCAGCACGGGCGCCGTACCTGTACAGACCCTGCGCGCCTTGCTGGAAGGCACACAGTTCACCCCTCTATCCCGGACACATTGA
- a CDS encoding sigma-E factor negative regulatory protein, with protein sequence MMQALKSHSDDDQLNAWEAAVSSWVDGEAEIRPEELDSPYGRQVWDTYHLIGDVMRTDALAIRASDRFYARLSKAIDEEPTVLAPNAMKRPLVQRYGVSGLAVVAAVAAALWVGLPYMGVTSVPGTLVASAQDDQLWNDYADLHRDFVGTGPVRHVSFESGALGQ encoded by the coding sequence ATGATGCAAGCCCTGAAATCCCATTCCGATGATGATCAACTCAATGCCTGGGAGGCCGCCGTGTCTTCCTGGGTGGATGGTGAGGCTGAAATACGCCCCGAGGAACTGGACTCCCCCTACGGGCGTCAAGTCTGGGATACCTATCATTTGATTGGTGACGTCATGCGTACTGATGCGCTGGCGATCCGTGCCTCGGATCGTTTTTACGCGCGTCTGTCCAAAGCGATTGATGAAGAGCCGACTGTGCTCGCCCCGAACGCCATGAAGCGGCCCCTGGTGCAGCGCTACGGCGTCAGCGGCCTGGCCGTCGTGGCCGCGGTGGCTGCCGCCCTGTGGGTGGGTCTGCCCTACATGGGCGTGACCTCCGTGCCGGGCACCCTGGTAGCCAGCGCTCAGGATGATCAGCTCTGGAATGATTACGCGGATTTGCACCGCGACTTTGTTGGTACCGGTCCGGTACGCCATGTTTCCTTTGAGAGTGGAGCCTTGGGTCAATGA
- the rpoE gene encoding RNA polymerase sigma factor RpoE gives MSERDTDAELVARVQRGDKRAFDLLVLKYQRKIMRLLSRMVRDPSEVEDVAQETFIKAYRALPQFRGESAFYTWLYRIAINTARNWQASAARRPNTLQNVETEEGETFDRIDNLSDISTPESMMVSRQIAETVNTAIQALPEELRTAIVLREIEGMSYEDIAQTMDCPIGTVRSRIFRARDAIAAQLRPILDGEDSERRW, from the coding sequence ATGAGTGAACGCGATACCGATGCCGAACTAGTTGCACGTGTTCAGCGTGGGGATAAGCGAGCCTTTGACCTGCTGGTACTGAAGTACCAGCGCAAAATCATGCGTCTGCTCAGCCGCATGGTACGTGACCCGTCTGAAGTCGAGGACGTGGCTCAGGAAACCTTCATCAAAGCGTACCGAGCTCTTCCCCAGTTCCGGGGCGAGAGTGCTTTTTACACCTGGCTGTACCGCATTGCGATCAACACGGCCCGTAACTGGCAGGCCTCGGCCGCACGACGTCCCAACACTTTGCAGAACGTCGAAACTGAAGAAGGTGAAACTTTTGACCGAATCGACAACCTAAGCGATATAAGCACGCCAGAATCCATGATGGTCAGTCGCCAGATTGCTGAAACGGTAAATACAGCGATCCAGGCACTGCCCGAAGAGTTGCGGACGGCTATCGTGCTACGTGAAATAGAAGGTATGAGCTACGAAGACATTGCTCAGACCATGGACTGCCCTATAGGAACTGTGCGCTCACGCATCTTTCGAGCTCGCGACGCCATTGCTGCGCAATTGCGTCCCATACTCGATGGTGAAGATAGTGAACGACGGTGGTAA